A genomic window from Flavobacterium phycosphaerae includes:
- a CDS encoding reprolysin-like metallopeptidase: MKYSLLAIILLISTVTLAQKDSNLWKANTKGITSTIAENKKSLTRKQLFELDINGLKQRLVNAPKRFASKEKSNITVSFPNSEGQLENFYIQETSNMDAALAAKYPDIKSYVGQGIENPTARVYFSLSPLGLQSMIIYADRSAVFIEPFTTDLSTYVVYRKTDKALSLLSPFECKVINTVQNGLQSADLAARPNADDALMRTYRLALSVTGEYTVYFGGTKALALAAMNNTMTRVNGVFEIDFGVHMNLIANNDVLIYTNASTDPYSAAATGSGGAWNTELQNNLTTTIGNAAYDIGHLFGASGGGGNAGCIGCVCVDDTASTTDENKGSGFTSPGDGIPSGDNFDIDYVAHEMGHQFGANHTWTHGGNEGTGTQMEPGSGSTIMGYAGITTLDVQPHSDAYFHAISIQQVTNYIKTTTCQTNTATGNAIPTASAGLDYTIPKSTPFMLTGSGTDTNGDALTYIWEQMDSQTTAAAPSATKTTGVNFRSYTPTTSPTRYFPKMSSVLTGATTTAGTEITVEALSSVARTLNFRFTVRDNHAGGPANNSDDMVVTVNATAGPFAVTIPNTAVSYPAGSAQTVTWNVAGTTTNSVNCANVDILISTNGGTTWSTLLAATPNDGSESVTMPATVGTTNRIMIKGTNHIFFDVSNTNFTITAASSDTTPPSAPTLTASGTTVNSTNLSWTTSTDNVGVTGYEVYQGGVLIGTTTTATTFAVTGLTPATSYAFTVKAKDAAGNFSAASNTVNVTTLSDTTAPTAPVLSASGTTSTTTNLSWTTATDNVAVTGYDVYKDGVLLGSTTTATTYAVSGLIANTTYVFTVKAKDNAGNISSASNALSVTTTLFTYCTSQGNNVADEVIGRVQLGTIDNTSTGGTGYTDFTAISTNLTRYTTPTITITPTWTSTAYSEGYAVFIDYNKDGDFLDSGETVWTKAPSTTTPVSGTFTIPATATLGATRMRVSLKFNAIPTACETYTYGQVEDYTVVIVADTTAPTAPTGLTASGTTQRTTNLSWTAATDNAAVTGYDVYKGAVLIGSTTTATTFAVSGLTYATAYAFTVKAKDASGNISASSNTANVTTLTPPTTTATACSSYTWSVNNQTYTTTGNYTGINASGDTEFLNLTITSCASVVTVKFNIEGFYDLATHAMRPVKANQGIGSSATDVDTITLELKSAGNVLVGSTTAVLQTNGTAVCNFTSVPNGSYYLVVKHRNAIETWSATTQAVSSTTPLVYDFRTAANKAYGSNMKLMEAGVYAFYSGDLNQDGFIEIADFSPLFNDSDAAVEGNAATDLNGDGFVEISDFSILFNNSDNAVESKQP; encoded by the coding sequence ATGAAATACTCACTACTCGCCATTATTTTATTAATTTCTACTGTTACCCTTGCGCAAAAAGACAGCAATTTATGGAAAGCTAATACTAAAGGCATAACGTCTACGATTGCTGAAAATAAAAAATCATTAACGCGCAAACAGTTATTTGAATTAGACATCAACGGACTAAAACAACGATTAGTCAATGCTCCAAAACGATTTGCCTCTAAAGAAAAATCAAATATTACGGTTTCCTTTCCTAATAGTGAAGGTCAATTAGAAAATTTCTATATCCAGGAAACTTCAAATATGGATGCCGCTCTAGCCGCAAAATATCCCGATATCAAATCCTATGTCGGACAAGGAATTGAAAATCCGACAGCCAGAGTTTACTTTAGTCTATCGCCACTCGGATTACAAAGTATGATTATTTATGCCGATCGTTCGGCCGTTTTTATAGAACCTTTTACCACCGATTTAAGCACTTATGTTGTTTACCGAAAAACAGATAAAGCCCTTTCATTGTTAAGTCCATTTGAATGTAAGGTCATTAATACAGTGCAAAACGGACTGCAAAGTGCTGATTTAGCTGCCAGACCTAATGCTGATGATGCTTTGATGAGAACCTATCGTTTAGCGCTTTCGGTAACCGGAGAATACACTGTTTATTTCGGAGGTACAAAAGCTTTGGCTTTAGCAGCAATGAATAACACCATGACACGTGTTAACGGCGTATTTGAAATTGATTTTGGGGTTCACATGAATTTGATTGCCAACAATGATGTCCTAATTTACACCAACGCTTCAACCGACCCTTATTCAGCCGCTGCTACAGGATCGGGAGGCGCTTGGAATACAGAATTGCAAAACAATCTGACCACAACAATAGGAAATGCCGCTTATGATATTGGTCACTTGTTTGGGGCTAGTGGTGGTGGAGGAAATGCCGGTTGTATAGGTTGTGTTTGTGTAGATGATACTGCCAGCACAACAGATGAAAACAAAGGAAGTGGATTTACCTCTCCCGGAGATGGAATTCCATCAGGCGATAATTTTGATATTGATTATGTAGCTCACGAAATGGGACATCAATTTGGAGCCAATCATACATGGACACACGGTGGTAATGAAGGAACCGGTACTCAAATGGAGCCTGGTTCAGGTTCAACGATTATGGGCTATGCTGGTATTACCACCCTTGATGTGCAACCTCACTCTGATGCTTATTTTCATGCAATCAGTATTCAACAGGTTACTAATTATATAAAAACAACTACCTGTCAAACCAACACCGCTACCGGAAATGCTATTCCAACAGCCAGCGCAGGATTAGATTATACCATTCCTAAAAGTACTCCGTTTATGTTAACCGGTTCGGGAACTGATACCAACGGTGATGCACTTACTTATATTTGGGAACAAATGGATTCACAAACCACGGCAGCAGCACCAAGTGCCACAAAAACTACCGGAGTTAATTTCAGGTCATATACCCCTACCACTTCGCCAACAAGGTATTTTCCAAAAATGTCATCGGTATTAACCGGTGCCACTACAACAGCAGGAACCGAAATTACGGTCGAAGCCTTATCATCTGTAGCTCGTACTTTAAATTTCAGGTTTACCGTTCGTGACAATCATGCCGGAGGACCTGCTAATAATAGCGATGATATGGTAGTAACCGTTAATGCAACGGCCGGTCCTTTTGCGGTAACCATACCTAATACGGCGGTTTCCTATCCGGCAGGAAGTGCCCAAACGGTGACATGGAATGTGGCCGGTACTACAACAAACAGTGTCAATTGTGCCAATGTAGATATTTTAATTTCAACTAATGGAGGTACTACATGGTCCACTTTATTAGCTGCGACACCCAACGACGGTTCAGAATCAGTGACTATGCCTGCTACCGTAGGAACCACTAACCGAATCATGATTAAAGGAACCAACCACATCTTTTTCGATGTTTCTAATACTAATTTTACCATTACAGCTGCTTCATCCGATACGACTCCGCCATCAGCGCCTACTTTAACCGCTTCTGGAACCACGGTGAATTCAACAAACCTCTCTTGGACAACTTCAACAGACAATGTTGGGGTAACGGGATATGAAGTATATCAAGGAGGTGTTTTGATTGGTACTACGACTACAGCCACCACTTTTGCAGTAACCGGATTGACTCCGGCCACAAGCTATGCTTTTACGGTAAAAGCCAAAGATGCCGCCGGGAATTTTTCAGCAGCAAGTAATACAGTGAATGTTACTACATTGTCTGATACGACAGCCCCGACAGCCCCTGTTTTAAGTGCCTCGGGAACCACGTCAACGACGACCAATCTGTCTTGGACAACGGCTACCGATAATGTAGCAGTAACCGGGTATGATGTGTATAAAGATGGTGTTTTATTAGGCTCGACAACCACTGCCACTACTTATGCCGTAAGCGGATTAATCGCTAATACCACCTATGTGTTCACCGTGAAAGCAAAAGACAATGCCGGTAATATTTCCTCAGCCAGTAACGCACTAAGTGTAACAACAACTTTATTTACCTATTGTACTTCACAAGGAAATAATGTGGCCGATGAAGTGATTGGAAGAGTACAATTAGGAACCATTGATAATACATCAACAGGAGGTACGGGTTATACTGATTTTACGGCTATTTCAACTAACTTGACCAGATATACTACACCAACCATTACAATTACACCAACTTGGACATCAACTGCCTATAGTGAAGGATATGCCGTTTTCATTGATTACAATAAAGACGGAGACTTTTTAGACAGCGGAGAAACGGTTTGGACAAAAGCACCGTCAACAACAACTCCTGTTTCGGGAACTTTTACCATACCGGCAACGGCTACGTTAGGAGCTACAAGAATGAGGGTTTCTCTTAAATTCAATGCTATTCCAACTGCTTGTGAAACTTATACTTATGGGCAGGTAGAAGATTATACCGTTGTAATTGTTGCCGATACCACAGCACCAACAGCACCAACAGGATTAACAGCTTCGGGAACAACGCAAAGAACCACCAATTTATCTTGGACAGCCGCTACCGATAATGCCGCCGTTACCGGATACGATGTGTACAAAGGAGCCGTTTTAATAGGTTCTACCACAACTGCGACTACTTTTGCTGTTTCCGGATTGACCTATGCTACCGCTTATGCCTTCACCGTTAAAGCAAAAGATGCTTCCGGAAATATTTCGGCTTCAAGTAATACGGCAAATGTAACTACACTAACGCCGCCTACCACAACAGCAACTGCTTGTAGTTCCTACACTTGGTCTGTTAACAATCAAACTTATACCACTACTGGAAATTATACAGGAATCAATGCAAGCGGCGATACAGAATTTTTGAATCTTACAATAACCTCTTGTGCTTCAGTTGTAACGGTTAAATTTAATATTGAAGGCTTTTATGATTTGGCAACACATGCTATGCGTCCGGTAAAAGCCAATCAAGGTATAGGTTCAAGCGCAACAGATGTAGATACTATAACATTAGAATTAAAAAGTGCCGGCAATGTTCTTGTAGGTTCAACGACTGCCGTACTGCAAACAAACGGGACTGCTGTTTGTAATTTTACTTCGGTACCCAATGGTTCTTACTATTTAGTGGTAAAACACAGAAATGCCATTGAGACTTGGAGTGCTACAACACAAGCGGTAAGTTCGACAACACCTTTAGTTTATGATTTCAGAACGGCTGCTAACAAAGCATACGGTAGCAATATGAAACTAATGGAAGCGGGAGTTTATGCTTTTTACAGCGGCGATTTAAACCAAGATGGCTTTATTGAAATTGCTGATTTTTCACCTCTTTTCAATGATAGTGATGCGGCTGTAGAAGGAAATGCTGCGACTGATTTGAATGGAGATGGCTTTGTAGAAATTTCGGATTTCTCTATTTTGTTCAATAATTCAGACAATGCTGTTGAATCAAAACAACCATAA
- the holA gene encoding DNA polymerase III subunit delta: protein MDEVVKIINDIKAGNIKPIYFLMGEEPYYIDRITEYLENNILTEDEKGFNQMVLYGRDTTVDEIVANAKRYPMMADRQVVIVKEAQELAKTIDKLESYAENPQPTTVLVMAYKYKTLDKRKKVTKTLDKHGLVYESKKMYENQVGEWIKRVLKGKGYDIEPKAMMMLVEFLGNDLSRIANELNKLEIILPKGSTITPHHIEENIGFSKDFNVFEFRKAIGEKNQLKAYQIAAYFAQNQKDNPLVMTTGLVFSFFSSLLQYHGLKDKSPGNVAKVLKVNPYFLKDYDVALRNYPMRKVSAIVGTLRDIDVKSKGVGVNALPQGDLLKEMLVSIFN, encoded by the coding sequence ATGGACGAAGTAGTCAAAATCATCAACGACATCAAAGCCGGAAATATCAAACCTATCTATTTTTTGATGGGTGAGGAGCCCTATTATATTGACAGAATCACCGAGTACCTGGAAAATAATATTTTGACAGAAGATGAAAAAGGGTTCAATCAAATGGTGCTGTATGGTCGTGACACTACGGTGGATGAAATTGTAGCTAATGCCAAACGTTATCCAATGATGGCTGACCGTCAGGTGGTAATTGTAAAAGAAGCACAGGAGTTGGCCAAAACCATTGATAAGTTGGAATCTTATGCCGAAAACCCACAGCCGACCACTGTTTTGGTTATGGCTTACAAATATAAAACACTGGATAAACGCAAAAAAGTTACCAAGACCCTTGACAAACATGGCTTAGTGTATGAAAGTAAAAAGATGTACGAAAACCAGGTGGGTGAATGGATTAAACGCGTTTTAAAAGGCAAAGGCTATGACATTGAACCCAAAGCCATGATGATGTTGGTTGAATTTTTGGGGAATGATTTAAGTCGGATTGCCAATGAGTTAAATAAACTCGAAATCATTTTGCCCAAAGGCAGTACCATTACACCGCATCATATAGAAGAAAATATAGGCTTCAGCAAAGATTTTAATGTCTTCGAATTCCGAAAAGCCATAGGCGAAAAAAACCAATTGAAAGCCTATCAGATTGCCGCTTATTTTGCCCAAAACCAAAAAGATAATCCACTGGTCATGACTACTGGTTTGGTATTCAGTTTCTTTTCTTCTCTATTGCAATACCACGGTTTAAAAGATAAATCTCCGGGCAATGTTGCCAAAGTACTGAAAGTCAATCCTTATTTTCTAAAAGATTACGATGTAGCCCTGCGCAATTATCCTATGCGAAAAGTTAGTGCTATAGTTGGAACTTTGCGCGATATTGATGTAAAAAGCAAAGGAGTAGGGGTTAATGCTTTACCACAAGGTGATTTGCTGAAAGAAATGCTGGTTAGCATTTTTAATTAA
- a CDS encoding type I restriction enzyme HsdR N-terminal domain-containing protein, translated as MQKLNFPSYTFRLKNSENKVSIFDEIRKKFMVLTPEEWVRQHTVQFLLQEKRYPKSYINVEKLVKVNDINKRYDAVVFEPDGAIFLLVECKAPEVKITQDTFDQIARYNLKLKAKFLMVTNGLNHYFCQMDFEKEHYVFLKELPDFKR; from the coding sequence ATGCAAAAACTCAATTTTCCTTCTTATACGTTTCGCCTCAAAAATAGTGAAAATAAAGTGTCTATTTTTGATGAAATCAGGAAAAAATTTATGGTGCTCACTCCTGAAGAATGGGTGCGACAACATACCGTACAGTTTCTTTTACAAGAGAAACGCTATCCAAAATCTTATATCAATGTAGAAAAACTGGTTAAAGTAAACGATATAAACAAGCGCTATGATGCCGTAGTTTTTGAACCAGACGGAGCCATTTTTTTATTAGTAGAATGCAAAGCCCCGGAAGTTAAAATCACTCAAGACACTTTTGACCAAATTGCACGTTACAACCTGAAATTAAAGGCGAAATTCCTAATGGTAACCAACGGACTAAATCATTACTTTTGCCAAATGGATTTTGAGAAAGAGCACTATGTTTTTCTGAAAGAACTGCCGGATTTTAAAAGATAG
- a CDS encoding glycosyltransferase family 2 protein, with the protein MTDKKIAVVILNWNGAKLLEQFLPSVVAYSEEATVYVADNASTDASVAVIKSQFPTVKIIQNEGNYGFANGYNVALEQVEEEYYALVNSDIEVTEGWLKPILSIFDTAQNIGIIQPKILDYKNKEYFEYAGAAGGFIDKYGYPFCRGRIFDTIEKDNGQYNDEIEIFWASGACFFIRKEIYRKLNGFDADFFAHQEEIDLCWRAFNLGYKAKYTPKSVVYHVGGATLNESNPKKTFLNFRNSLLMLTKNLPEGQLFPIIFLRLCLDGIAGIQFILKGKLTHCWAILKAHFYFYHLINKMLKKRGPSQAANYYKTKSIVFTYFVKSGTVFDKLF; encoded by the coding sequence ATGACAGACAAAAAAATAGCAGTAGTCATACTCAATTGGAACGGCGCCAAATTGCTCGAGCAGTTTTTGCCTTCCGTAGTAGCGTATTCTGAGGAAGCCACGGTTTATGTAGCCGATAATGCTTCTACAGATGCTTCTGTAGCTGTCATTAAATCCCAATTTCCAACGGTGAAGATTATTCAGAATGAAGGTAATTATGGTTTTGCCAATGGCTATAATGTAGCACTTGAGCAAGTCGAAGAAGAATACTATGCCCTGGTCAACTCCGATATTGAAGTTACAGAAGGCTGGCTCAAACCAATTCTATCTATTTTTGATACAGCACAGAATATCGGAATTATACAACCGAAGATATTAGATTATAAAAACAAGGAGTATTTTGAATATGCAGGCGCTGCCGGTGGCTTTATTGATAAATACGGATATCCGTTTTGTCGCGGTCGTATTTTTGACACTATCGAAAAAGACAACGGGCAGTACAATGACGAAATCGAAATCTTTTGGGCCAGTGGGGCCTGTTTCTTTATTCGCAAGGAGATTTACCGAAAACTAAATGGTTTTGATGCCGACTTCTTTGCGCATCAGGAAGAAATTGATTTATGCTGGCGAGCTTTTAATTTAGGTTATAAAGCTAAATATACTCCTAAGTCGGTGGTGTATCACGTGGGTGGCGCAACTTTAAACGAAAGCAATCCTAAGAAAACATTTCTGAATTTCAGAAACTCGCTTTTGATGCTGACCAAAAACTTACCCGAAGGCCAATTATTCCCTATTATATTCCTCAGACTTTGCTTGGATGGTATTGCGGGCATTCAATTTATTTTGAAAGGAAAATTGACGCATTGTTGGGCCATATTGAAAGCCCATTTTTATTTTTATCATCTGATTAACAAAATGTTAAAGAAAAGAGGTCCTAGTCAAGCCGCGAATTACTACAAAACCAAAAGCATTGTTTTTACTTACTTTGTCAAGAGTGGCACCGTTTTTGACAAGCTATTTTAA
- a CDS encoding OmpA/MotB family protein, translating to MKKVIFALSLVALTLTSCGSKKKIAALEAQNKECQDLLNSTTVKLNLCLSEKDALSKQNDYLKQNNSDLINSSKEMTMLSTKGAQNLEKSLESLKEKDLKITRLQDALTKKDSVTLALVTSLKSSVGISDPDIEINVEKGVVFISIADKLLFKSGSYTVSDRAKEVLAKVAKVINSRPTFECMVEGHTDNVPFTGNAVLLDNWDLSVKRSTAIVRVLTKDLGVKPSQLIAAGRSEFIPLVDNNTADNRAKNRRTRIVVLPKIDEFYDMIEKEMKNQKK from the coding sequence ATGAAAAAAGTAATTTTTGCACTTTCGCTTGTAGCCCTGACCCTTACCTCTTGTGGCTCTAAGAAAAAAATTGCGGCTCTTGAAGCACAAAACAAAGAATGTCAAGATTTATTGAATTCAACTACTGTTAAATTGAACCTGTGTCTTTCTGAAAAAGACGCACTTTCAAAACAAAATGACTATTTAAAACAAAACAACTCCGACTTAATTAACAGTTCAAAAGAAATGACCATGTTAAGTACCAAAGGAGCACAAAACTTAGAAAAATCATTAGAAAGTTTAAAAGAGAAAGACCTTAAAATAACTCGTCTTCAGGATGCTTTAACTAAAAAAGACAGTGTTACGTTGGCTTTAGTAACTAGTTTAAAAAGCTCTGTTGGGATTTCAGACCCGGACATCGAAATTAATGTAGAAAAAGGAGTGGTTTTCATTTCTATTGCTGATAAATTACTTTTCAAAAGTGGCAGTTATACCGTAAGCGACAGAGCGAAAGAAGTTTTGGCTAAAGTAGCTAAAGTGATTAACAGCCGACCAACTTTTGAATGCATGGTAGAAGGCCATACGGATAATGTACCGTTTACCGGAAACGCTGTATTACTTGACAACTGGGACTTGAGTGTAAAACGTTCCACCGCTATTGTTAGAGTATTAACCAAAGACTTAGGCGTAAAACCATCACAATTGATTGCTGCAGGTCGTAGCGAGTTCATTCCATTAGTGGATAACAATACCGCTGATAATCGTGCTAAGAACAGAAGAACCCGAATCGTTGTATTACCAAAAATTGACGAGTTCTATGACATGATTGAAAAAGAAATGAAGAATCAGAAGAAATAA
- a CDS encoding L-threonylcarbamoyladenylate synthase: MAEFIKIYEDKPSEAAIKKVVDVLRNGGLVIYPTDTVYGLGCDITNTKALERIAKIKDVKLEKANFSFVCSDLSNISDYVKQIDTSTFKILKRALPGPYTFILPGNNDLPKEFRKKKTVGIRVPDNNIALEIVKMLGNPIVSTSIHDDDEVLEYSTDPELIFEKWQNRVDLVIDGGYGDNVGSTIIDLSGYEPVVLREGKGDPDIF, encoded by the coding sequence ATGGCTGAATTCATAAAAATATACGAAGACAAACCGAGCGAAGCCGCTATCAAAAAAGTGGTGGATGTGTTGCGTAATGGCGGTTTGGTTATTTATCCGACGGATACTGTTTATGGTTTAGGTTGTGATATTACCAATACAAAGGCTTTAGAACGCATAGCTAAAATTAAGGATGTCAAATTGGAGAAAGCCAATTTTTCGTTCGTATGTAGCGATTTGAGCAATATTTCCGATTATGTGAAACAAATTGACACTTCGACGTTTAAGATTTTAAAAAGAGCTTTGCCGGGACCCTACACTTTCATCCTGCCCGGTAATAACGATTTGCCGAAAGAATTCAGAAAAAAGAAAACGGTGGGTATTCGGGTACCTGACAATAATATCGCTTTGGAAATTGTGAAAATGCTGGGCAACCCTATCGTTTCTACTTCAATACATGATGACGATGAGGTGTTGGAATATTCAACTGACCCTGAATTGATTTTTGAGAAATGGCAAAACCGAGTAGATTTGGTCATTGATGGTGGTTATGGCGACAATGTAGGGTCTACGATAATCGATTTATCAGGCTATGAACCGGTGGTACTTCGTGAAGGTAAAGGTGATCCGGATATCTTTTAG
- a CDS encoding ATP-dependent helicase, whose translation MQKYISQLNEAQQEPVLQKDGPMIIIAGAGSGKTRVLTVRIANLMSQGVDAFNILALTFTNKAAREMKKRISDIVGSNEAKNLWMGTFHSVFAKILRIEAEKLGYPSNFTIYDTQDSVRLISAIIKELQLDKDIYKPKQVYSRISSYKNSLITVKAYFNNPELQEADAMSKKPRMGEIYQHYVERCFKSGAMDFDDLLLKTNELLNRFPDVLAKYQDRFRYIMVDEYQDTNHSQYLIVRALSDRFQNICVVGDDAQSIYAFRGANINNILNFQKDYDNVKTYRLEQNYRSTKNIVEAANSIIDKNKTKLDKVVWTANDFGPKIKVHRSITDGEEGRFVAGEIFEQKMRNQMMNGQFAILYRTNAQSRAMEDALRKRDIPYRIYGGLSFYQRKEIKDVLCYLRLVINPKDEEALIRVINYPARGIGDSTVEKLTVAANHYKRSIFEVMEHIDKIDLKLNSGTKNKLQDFVTMIKSFQVINEQQDAFVLTDHVTKKTGLVQELKKDATPEGIARIENIETLMGGIKDFIEGQREIDGARGALSEFLEDVALATDLDKDTGDDDRVALMTIHLAKGLEFPYVFVVGMEEDLFPSAMSLNTRSELEEERRLFYVALTRAEHQAYLTYAQSRYRWGKLTDAEPSRFIEEIKDEYLEYINPSDAGGYRYKPTIDLDIFGDMDKSKMRLVKPTAGTPPKRYGEEPVSSANIRKLKPVSGNAPSNTNLFDSKLTIGNIVMHERFGKGEVLNLEGIGADKKAEIKFEVGGIKKLLLRFAKLDVIG comes from the coding sequence ATGCAAAAATACATTTCCCAACTCAACGAAGCCCAACAAGAACCTGTTTTGCAAAAAGACGGGCCTATGATTATCATTGCCGGTGCCGGCTCGGGGAAGACTCGTGTATTGACGGTTAGGATTGCTAATTTGATGAGTCAGGGTGTGGATGCGTTTAATATTTTGGCACTGACTTTTACCAACAAAGCGGCGCGTGAAATGAAAAAGCGTATCTCGGATATTGTGGGGAGCAATGAAGCCAAAAACCTTTGGATGGGTACTTTTCACTCGGTTTTTGCTAAGATACTGCGAATAGAAGCGGAGAAATTGGGCTATCCTTCTAATTTTACCATTTACGATACGCAGGATAGTGTGCGTTTGATTTCGGCCATTATCAAGGAACTGCAATTAGACAAAGATATTTACAAACCCAAGCAGGTTTATAGTCGTATTTCTTCGTATAAAAACTCTTTGATTACTGTTAAAGCCTATTTCAATAATCCGGAATTGCAGGAAGCCGATGCCATGAGTAAAAAGCCCAGAATGGGTGAAATTTACCAGCATTATGTGGAGCGTTGTTTCAAGAGCGGGGCTATGGATTTTGATGATTTGTTATTAAAAACGAATGAATTGCTAAACCGTTTTCCTGATGTATTGGCGAAGTACCAAGACCGATTCCGCTACATTATGGTGGATGAGTACCAAGATACCAATCATTCACAATACTTAATCGTTAGAGCATTGTCTGACCGATTTCAAAATATATGTGTGGTGGGTGATGATGCCCAAAGTATCTATGCTTTCCGTGGCGCCAACATCAATAACATTCTCAATTTCCAAAAGGATTATGACAATGTAAAAACCTATCGATTAGAACAAAATTACCGTTCTACCAAAAACATAGTAGAAGCGGCCAATTCCATTATTGATAAAAATAAAACCAAACTCGATAAAGTAGTTTGGACGGCCAACGATTTTGGTCCGAAAATAAAAGTCCACCGCAGCATTACTGATGGGGAAGAAGGTCGCTTTGTAGCCGGTGAAATCTTTGAGCAAAAGATGCGTAACCAAATGATGAACGGACAGTTTGCCATTTTGTATCGAACCAATGCCCAATCCAGAGCGATGGAAGATGCCTTGCGCAAGCGTGACATTCCGTACCGCATATACGGTGGTTTGTCTTTCTACCAAAGAAAGGAAATCAAAGACGTGTTGTGTTATTTACGTTTAGTGATTAACCCGAAAGATGAAGAAGCGTTAATTCGAGTGATCAATTATCCGGCTCGAGGGATTGGGGATTCCACTGTTGAAAAATTGACAGTAGCAGCCAATCATTACAAGCGTTCCATTTTTGAAGTGATGGAGCATATTGATAAAATTGATTTAAAACTAAATTCGGGAACCAAGAACAAGTTGCAGGATTTTGTTACGATGATTAAGAGTTTTCAAGTCATTAACGAACAGCAAGATGCTTTTGTTTTAACCGACCACGTAACTAAGAAAACAGGATTAGTACAAGAGCTCAAAAAAGACGCTACGCCCGAAGGCATTGCCCGTATAGAAAATATTGAAACCCTGATGGGAGGTATCAAAGACTTCATTGAAGGCCAAAGAGAAATTGACGGTGCTCGTGGTGCTTTATCTGAATTTTTAGAAGATGTAGCCTTGGCAACCGACTTAGACAAAGATACCGGCGATGATGATAGAGTAGCCTTGATGACGATTCACTTGGCCAAAGGATTAGAATTTCCGTATGTTTTTGTGGTTGGTATGGAAGAAGATTTGTTCCCCAGTGCGATGAGTTTGAATACGAGAAGCGAATTAGAGGAAGAACGTCGTTTGTTTTATGTGGCCTTAACTCGTGCCGAACATCAAGCTTATTTGACCTATGCCCAATCGCGTTACCGTTGGGGTAAATTGACCGATGCTGAACCGTCTCGTTTTATTGAAGAAATCAAAGATGAGTATTTAGAATATATTAATCCTTCCGATGCCGGTGGCTATCGCTATAAGCCAACCATTGATTTGGATATTTTTGGCGACATGGATAAATCCAAAATGCGATTGGTTAAACCAACAGCCGGGACGCCACCAAAAAGATACGGAGAAGAGCCTGTTTCTTCGGCAAATATTCGTAAATTGAAACCGGTATCCGGTAATGCCCCGAGCAATACTAATTTGTTTGACAGTAAATTAACTATAGGCAATATCGTAATGCACGAACGCTTTGGTAAAGGAGAAGTCCTTAATTTAGAAGGCATTGGTGCGGATAAAAAAGCAGAAATCAAATTTGAAGTAGGAGGGATTAAGAAGTTACTGTTGCGATTTGCCAAACTGGATGTAATAGGCTAA
- a CDS encoding DUF7935 family protein, producing MNSDKLLELAFYTLPALITGGVAYYFFQMFVQNEEKKRHFLLMRENQKHSLPLRLQAYERLALYLERINPAKLLIRVAPNNNDKMEYQNLLIHHIEHEYEHNLAQQIYVTDECWTMLLKAKNMIIQNIRTTALDTSVADADKLREKILSNLLQDEAATNVALTFLKSEVSQVLG from the coding sequence ATGAATTCAGATAAACTCCTTGAATTGGCTTTTTACACCTTACCGGCTTTGATTACGGGCGGTGTGGCGTATTATTTCTTCCAAATGTTTGTACAAAACGAAGAAAAGAAACGGCATTTTTTGTTGATGCGCGAAAATCAGAAACATTCCTTGCCTTTGCGTTTGCAGGCTTATGAGCGCTTGGCGTTGTATTTAGAACGCATCAATCCGGCAAAACTGTTGATTAGAGTAGCCCCAAACAACAATGACAAAATGGAATATCAAAATTTATTGATACATCATATCGAACATGAATACGAACACAATTTGGCCCAGCAAATATATGTAACCGACGAGTGTTGGACGATGCTATTGAAAGCCAAAAATATGATTATTCAAAATATTAGAACTACAGCTCTGGACACTTCAGTAGCGGATGCCGATAAATTGAGAGAAAAAATACTGAGCAACTTACTTCAGGATGAAGCCGCCACCAATGTAGCGCTGACATTCCTGAAAAGTGAAGTCAGTCAAGTTTTAGGATAA